The genomic interval TCGATGGTGGTTAAGCCTTGGTAGCGGCCAACACCGTGGTCGATATGCACCACCGGTGAGCCAATGCTTAGTTCGGTGAGATTCTTAAAAGCGAGGTCGCTGTCTTGGCTGGTCTTTCTGCGCCGCCGTTGCTGTACGCGTTCACCGAACAGTTGGCTCTCGGTGATGATGGCGAGGTTGGGCGAGGTGAGTTGCATGCCTCTATCTAACGCCGCCACGGTGATGTTAAGTTGTTCGCCGCTGCCGAGAAATTCTGACCAGTTGTCGCAACTGCTGGGTGATATATCAATTTTGCGCAACAGTTCTTGCAGTATTTCTCGTCGCCCGGCTGACTCAACAGCGAACAATACCTTAGTGGGCTTGTCGCGCAGGTAATTGCTTAAGGCGAGGAGTGGTGTTTCAGCTTTTGCGTCCACCGGCACGGCGGGTGGGGCAATGGCCGGTAAGGCATTGGTGTCGCCTGTGCCTAACTCGGTGCGCGGCAGGCTGTTAATTTTATTAAATAGCTCGTTCGTGGGCAGAAAAATTTCGTTCGGCGCCAGCAGCGGGCGCTCTGGGTCTACTTTTCTGCTCTCGTAGCGGCTCGAGACTTCTCGCCAAAACCGATCGGCGAGCGGATTTAAACCGTCGAAGGTAATGAGTCGCGTGTGAGACGGCAGGTAATCAAATAATGTGGCGCACTGTTCAAAGAATAGCGGCAAATAATATTCGATACCCGAGGGCGCTATGCCGTCGCATATGTCGCGATAAACGGGGCAGGCTTTATGGTCGACATCAAAGCGCTCGTGCCAGCGCACGCGAAATTCACTGATGGCGGCCTTGGTGAAGGGGAATTCCCGCGCTGGCAGCAGCTCAATACTCTCCACTTGAGCTTCGGTGCGCTGTGTCTCCGGGTCGAAGGTGCGCAGGCTTTCGATTTCGTCGTCGAATAGATCGATGCGCAGGGGCCATTCGCTGCCGGCAGGGTAGACATCCATGAGCGAGCCGCGAATGGCAAATTCACCGTGCTCGAACACTGTGTCTACGCGATGGTAACCGGTGGCCTCCAGTAACCGCGCTTGTTCATTCAGGTCGAATCGTTGGCCCTTTTTCAGTATCAGGGTGTTGCCGCTGACAAAAGATTGCGGCGGTAGCCGGTACATCAGGGTGGTGAGCGGCGCAACTAAGATGCTTTTAACGGCGGTGGGAAGCCGGTAGAGCGCGCGCATGCGCTCGGAGACGATATCTTGGTGCGGGCTGAAGGTGTCGTAGGGTAGGGTTTCCCAGTCTGGCAACGAGAGTACTTGGCTGTCTGCCTCGCAGAAGAATGTGAGCTCGTCGTGAAGTTGGTGCGCGCTGGCGGAATCGGGAGTGATCACGACGATAAGGCCGGGGTGTTGTTTTGCCGCTAAGGCAATCGACAGTGCCGTTGCCGCACCGGGCAGGTTGCCCCAGCGTTGGTTGAATTTTGTTGAGTCAGAAAGGCTAGGGGTTAGCCCCCTTAGTGCATTCGCAATATCCATGGACACCAAAGATTCAATGGCCCATTGGTTGGGCTGTGAGGCGACAAAAAGCCGCTATTGTAGCGGCTTTGTTGCGCTCTGGCAGCCCCGGATTGGGAATAGTGGTTATAGGGGGTAATTCTCGCGCTGAATCTTGCGCGCCTAAGGGCAAGACAGGATAATGGCCGGCCTCTATTAATAGAGATAAGTGATTTTATTAAGCTTGCCAAAAGAGCCGGCGAAACGGTGTGGTGTTGTCCATACTGAAACTTTACTTAGACTTTATAAAAGGTGCATATCCGTGAATCGTCCTAAGCCCGTTGATTTCTTCAAGGACTGGAAAGAGCGTGAAGCGCTCGCCGAGGCCATGATCCCCATGGTTGGCAAGCTCAATCGCGAACAGAATGTTGGTATTTACATCTACGGCCGCCCGCTGGTGAATAGCTCTGTTATCGACATTATGAAGACCCATCGTTTTGTCCGTCAGGTTGAGGAAAACGAGCTTTCTGAGTTTGAAACCTTCCCCATATTAAAAGCCATCTGCAGCCTCGATTTGGGCCGTGCCCATATCGATATTGGCCAGCTGACCGTGAAGTACATGCGCGACTCGCGCGGCCTGTCGGTGGATGATTTTGTCATCAGCGAATTAAAAAACGCCATCGGCTCAGAATTTAAACCGCTGCCTCAGTGTCAGGACGTAGTGCTCTATGGTTTTGGTCGTATCGGTCGCCTAGTGGCCCGTCTGCTGGTCGAGAAGGCCGGAAGTGGCGATGTGCTGCGTTTGCGCGCTATCGTAGTGCGCAAGAGTGGCTTATCCAATGATCTGGAAAAGCGGGCATCGCTTTTGCGTCGCGACTCCATTCACGGTCAGTTCAAAGGCACCATTCGCGTCGATGAAGAAACCCAAAGCTTGGTTTGTAACGGCAATGTCATCAAGATGATCTATGCCAACAGCCCGTCTGAGGTGGATTACACCGCTTATGGTATCAATAACGCCCTGATCGTAGATAACACCGGTGTCTGGCGCGACGAGGCCGGCTTAAGCCAGCATTTGAAATCCAAGGGCGCGGCTAAGGTCATGCTGACCGCGCCCGGTAAAGGCGATATTAAGAATATCGTTTACGGTATTAATAACAGCGCCATCACGCCGGAAGATACGATTGTATCGGCGGCTTCCTGCACCACCAATGCCATTGTGCCGGTGCTGAAAGCGGTAATGGATAAGTACGGCGTACAGCACGGCCATGTGGAAACGGTTCACTCCTACACTAACGATCAAAATTTGATCGATAACTTCCACAAGGGTGAGCGCCGCGGTCGCAGTGCGCCGTTGAATATGGTGTTGACCGAGACCGGCGCGGCAAAGGCCGTTGCTAAAGCCTTACCGAGTTTGGCGGGCAAGTTAACCGGTAATGCGATTCGTGTGCCTACGCCGAACGTGTCTATGGCTATTCTGAACTTAGTGCTCGATAAAGAAGTTACTAAGGACGAGCTGAATCACTACATGCGCGAAGTCGCCTTGCACTCGCCGCTGCAGCAGCAAATCGATTACACCAATTCCACAGAAGTGGTTTCGACGGATTTTGTTGGCTCGCGCCACGCCTGTGTTTTCGATGGTGTGGCAACTATTGCCGATGGCAAGAATGTGGTGCTTTACTGCTGGTACGATAACGAATTTGGTTATAGCTGCCAGGTGGTGCGCTGTTTAGAGGATATGGCGGGTGTTAAGTACGATATCTATCCAAAGCTCTAAGTGCTAAGTGAAAATCCCGCCCAGGCGGGATTTTTTTTATGTCAAATGCTTGTTTGCCTAAAAAATGTGCATTTTGAGTGGGATAAGCTGTAACAGCCTGAGAAATCAGGTTTTTTTATTCTTATTTGTGGGCATAAAAGGGGCATAGCGCTGGCAAGTCATCAGACGGCTCTTTATAATTGCCGCCGTTTACCTTAACCGAATGTGTTTTTGGTCCTTTCGTCTAAACTACAACGGTGTTTTGTGGTGGATTATAAGGGGACGTAAGGGCAGTTAAGTCAGCCCAACGCATTGGCAGAGCATTTTTTGAGGGTCGGGCTCCCGGCTTTCGCAGTGATTTCAAACTACTAAGTAATTAGGCAGGACGTATGATCAAGATCCGTCGGGGATTGGATTTACCTATATCCGGTGCTCCCGAGCAGACCATTCATGACGCCCCTAAAGCCAGGTCAGTTGCAGTTCTAGGCGTGGATTACCACGGCATGAAACCGACTATGGCGGTAAAGGAAGGCGACAAGGTCAAGCTTGGGCAGCTGCTGTTTAGCGACAAGAAAACCGAAGGCGTGCGCTATACAGCGCCAGCCGCAGGTACGATTGCTGCGATAAATCGCGGTGAAAAGCGCGTATTGCAGTCTGTTGTTATAGACGTGGAAGGCGATGAGGCCGAGCAGTTCGAGCGCTATGCGCCCTCTGAATTTGCTGGTTTAAGCGCTGACGCCGTGCAGAATAATCTGGTTAACGCCGGGTTGTGGACTGCACTGCGCACCCGTCCATTCAGCAAAGTCCCTGCTCTTGGCTCGCGTCCTGCTTCTATCTTCGTAACCGCCATGGACACCAATCCATTGGCCGCAGACCCAGCGCTGATTATTGCCGAGCACGCCGAAGCCTTCGCTCAGGGTTTAACGCTGTTGTCGCGTTTAACCGAAGGTCAGGTGCACGTCTGTAAAGCGGCTGGTAGCTCTGTCACCGCCGCCGGTGATCGTATTGCGGTACATGAGTTTGGCGGTGTTCACCCCGCCGGTAATGCCGGTACTCATATTCACTTTATCGACCCAGTGAGCGTGAAGAAAACCGTTTGGACTATTGGCTATCAAGATGTGATTGCCATTGCCAAGCTGTTTGCTACCGGCACCTTGTTTACCGATCGCGTTATTTCGCTTGCAGGCCCGCAGGTCGCGCAGCCGCGCCTGGTGCGCACGCGCCTTGGCGCGAACTTAGACGAGCTAACAGCAGGGCAGATGAAAGACGGTGAGAACCGTATCGTGTCGGGCTCTGTTTTTGGCGGCCGTACTTCTCGCGGTGCCTACGCTTATTTAGGCCGCTATCACCAGCAGGTAAGTGTATTGGCTGAGGGGCGCGATCGTCCTTTCCTGCATTACCTACGCGCTGGCTTTAACATGTTTTCTACAACCGGCATTTATATCTCTAAGTTGCTCGGTGGTAGTAAAAAGTATGATTTCACCACAACCACCGCCGGTAGCGAGCGCGCCATGGTGCCGATTGGTACCTATGAACGCATTATGCCGCTGGATATCCTTCCTACCCACTTACTGCGCGCCATTATTGTTGGCGACACCGACATGGCGCAAAAATTGGGCGCGTTAGAGTTAGATGAAGATGATGTGGCCCTGTGTACCTATGTTTGCCCAGGCAAATATGAATACGGTCCTATCCTGCGCGATAATTTAACCCGTATTGAGAAGGAGGGCTAAGGCATGAAATTTTTACGTAATTGGTTCGACAGCCTTGAGCCGCACTTCCACAAGGGTGGAAAGTTTGAAAGCTGGTACGCACTTTACGAGGCGGTAGATACAGGTCTGTTCCGTCCCGCGGACGTGACTAAAACCACTTCTCATGTGCGCGACGGCATTGACCTGAAACGCATTATGATTACCGTTTGGGCCTGTACTTTTCCGGCCATGTTCTACGGTATGTACAACCTAGGGTGGCAAGCCAATACCGCCATGGCGGATTTAGGCATCGCTGCCGTTGAAGGCTGGCGTGGTGGTTTGATCGAATTGTTCGCCGGCTATTCAGCCGACAGCATTTGGGACAACATGATTCACGGTGCTGCTTACTTCCTGCCCATCTACATGACGGTATTCGTTGTTGGTGGCTTCTGGGAAGTCTTGTTTGCTATGAAACGTGGCCACGAAGTGAACGAAGGTTTCTTCGTGACCTCTATCTTGTTTGCGCTGATTTGCCCGCCAGATATTCCCTTGTGGCAAGCGGCTCTGGGTATTTCCTTTGGTGTGGTAATAGCCAAAGAAGTATTCGGTGGAACGGGTAAAAACTTCTTGAACCCCGCCTTGGCTGGTCGTGCTTTCTTGTTCTTTGCCTATCCAGCGTCTATGTCTGGTGATCAGGTGTGGACTGCAGTCGACGGTTTCAGTGGCGCGACGGCTTTATCGGTAGCTTATACCGATGGTATGACGGCTTTGAGCAGCCAATTAACCTGGCTCGATGCTTTCTACGGTCATATGCAGGGCTCAATTGGTGAAGTGTCAACACTGGCCATTTTAATTGGCGGCGTGGTGTTAGTGGCTTGCAAAATTGCTTCGCTGCGCATCATTACCGGTGTTATGGCGGGCATGATGGCAACGTCTTTCCTATTTAACGTGCTGGGCAACCCAGAATCAAACCCGATGATGGCTATGCCTTGGTATTGGCATCTTGTTGTGGGTGGTTTTGCCTTTGGTATGGTGTTTATGGCCACCGATCCGGTGTCTGCATCCATGACTGAAACAGGCAAGCTTTGGTTCGGTGCTTTGATTGGTTTCATGGTGGTTATTATTCGCGTGGTTAATCCTGCTTTCCCAGAAGGCATGATGTTGGCGATTTTGTTCGCTAACTTGTTCGCCCCGCTGATTGATCACTTTGTTGTTCAGGCAAACGTTAAGCGGAGGTTGGCACGTGGCTAATAAAGAATCGACTCAAAGAACGCTTATCGTTGCATTGTTGTTATGTGTGGTTTGTTCCGTTGTTGTTGCTACTGCAGCGGTGATGTTGAAGCCCATGCAAACAGCGAACAAAGCGTTGGATTTCAAGCGTAATATTTTAGCTGCAGCTGGTTTGATGGAAGAGGGCAAAACAGTTGATGAACTGTTTTCCCAAGTAACCACTAAATTGGTTGATTTAGACACCGGTAAATTTACTGATGCTGTTGACGTTGATACTTATGATCAGCGCAAAGCTTCAAAAGATCCGGCTCGTTCTGAAAAGCTTTCATCTGAGCAAGATATTGCCAAAATTGGTAGCCGTGTAAATATCGCCAAAGTGTATTTGGTGGAAAAGAACGGCGCTATTGACAAGGTGATTCTACCGATTAAAGGCTACGGCCTGTGGTCCACGCTCTATGGCTTTATGGCGCTAGAAGCTGACCTCAATACAGTGGCTGGTTTGGGTTTTTACGAGCACGGTGAAACGCCTGGTCTAGGTGGTGAAGTTGATAATCCAAAGTGGAAGAGCTTGTGGGTCGGTAAAGAAGTTTACGCCAACGGTTCAGTTGCCATTGAAGTTATTAAAGGTAATGCCGCCGCCGGAGACTCTCATAAAATTGATGGCCTATCTGGCGCTACATTAACCAGCCGTGGTGTTGATTACTTGGTTAAATTTTGGATGGGCGAAAGCGGCTATGCTGGCTTTCTTGCCAATCTTAAGAATGGGGAGGCTTAATCCATGAAGACCAAAGATCTTCTGTTTAAACCGGTCATTGAGAACAACCCAATTGCCTTGCAAATTCTGGGTATTTGTTCCGCGCTCGCCGTTACCAGTTCACTGAAAGTGACCCTAGTAATGTGTGTTGCTTTGACATTGGTTACAGCGTTTTCAAACTTCTTTGTTGCCATAGTGCGTAACTACATTCCCAACAGCATTCGGATCATCGTGCAGATGACAATTATCGCGTCCTTGGTAATTGTTGTAGACCAGATTCTAAAGGCTGTGGCTTACGATATCAGTAAGCAATTGTCGGTGTTTGTTGGCCTGATCATTACCAACTGTATCGTGATGGGTCGCGCCGAAGCCTTTGCTATGAAAAACCCGCCGCTGCCGAGTTTCGTTGACGGTTTAGGTAACGGTTTAGGTTATAGCGCACTGCTTATTATCCTCGGTGTGATTCGTGAACTGTTTGGTTCAGGTTCTCTCTTAGGCTATAAGATTCTTCCTTTGGTTACTGATGGCGGTTGGTATGTTTCCAACGGCTTGTTGCTGTTGCCACCAAGTGCTTTCTTCCTAATAGGTTTGATTATCTGGGGTTTGCGCTCTTGGAAAACTAATCAGGTGGAAACAGAAGAGTTTAAAATTTGCGCCAATACTAAAGCGCAGGAGGCTTGATAAATGGAAGCGTTTATTAGTTTGTTTATACGCTCGATTTTTATCGAGAACATGGCCTTGGCCTTCTTTTTGGGGATGTGTACTTTCTTAGCTATTTCTAAGAAGGTTGAAGCGGCCCTTGGCTTGGGTATTGCGGTAGTTGTTGTGCTGGCGATTACTGTACCGGTTAACAACTTGCTGTATACCTATCTACTGAAAGATGGCGCACTAATTTGGTTGGGCGAAGATTTCGCGACGGTGGATTTGAGCTTTTTAGGCTTGATTACCTACATCGGCGTCATTGCTGCCATAGTCCAGATTATGGAAATGGTGCTAGATAAATACGTGCCAGCGCTGTACAACGCACTCGGCGTGTTTTTGCCCTTGATTACTGTGAACTGCGCCATCATGGGTGCGTCATTGTTTATGGTTGAGCGCGATTACAACTTCGCAGAAAGTGCCGTGTTTGGTATCGGTTCCGGCGTCGGTTGGGCCTTGGCCATTACCGCGCTAGCTGGAATTCGCGAAAAAATGAAGTACAGCGATGTGCCAGAAGGCTTACGTGGCCTTGGCATTACCTTTATCACCGTTGGCTTAATGTCGCTTGGCTTTATGTCATTCGGCGGCATAGATCTGTAATCGAGGTAAGGACCTAACATGGACATTACAATTGTAGCGGGTGTCGTCATGTTTACGGTGATCGTGCTTATGCTCGTCGCTGTGATCTTGAGTGCCCGCGCTAAATTAGTAAATTCAGGCGATGTCACTATCGTTGTGAATGAAGAAAAAACAATTACCGTTCCCGCGGGCGGTAAGCTGCTTCAAACGTTAGCCGGCAGTGGCTTATTCCTGCCGTCTGCCTGTGGTGGCGGCGGTAGCTGTGCTCAGTGTAAGTGTGTCGTACTAGAAGGTGGTGGCGAAATGCTGCCAACGGAAGAGTCACATTTTACTAAGCGTGAAGCGAAAGAAGGTTGGCGTTTATCCTGCCAAACACCGGTTAAGCAAGACATGAAGGTTCACGTTGAAGAAGACGTGTTCGGTGTTAAGCAGTGGGAGTGTACGGTTGAATCAAACCCTAACGTAGCGACCTTTATTAAAGAGTTAACGCTGCGTTTGCCTGAAGGCGAAAGTGTTGATTTTCGCGCTGGTGGCTATGTTCAATTGGAAGCGCCGGCGCACCATGTAAAATTTTCTGACTTTGACATTGAAGAAAAATTTCGTGGCGACTGGGAGCATTTTGGCTTCTTTAAGCTGGAGTCTAAGGTAACTGAGCCAGTTATCCGCGCTTACTCTATGGCGAATTACCCTGATGAAAAAGGTGTGGTCAAATTCAATATTCGTATTGCGACACCACCACCGCGCACACAGGGTTTGCCACCAGGGCAAATGTCTTCTTACGTTTTCAGTTTGAAGCCCGGTGATAAGATTACCGTCTATGGTCCCTTTGGCGAGTTCTTTGCCAAGAAAACCGAGGCGGAAATGGTGTTTATCGGCGGCGGTGCTGGCATGGCGCCAATGCGTTCGCACATTTTCGATCAACTGCGTCGATTGAAGAGCAAGCGTAAGATGTCGTTCTGGTATGGCGCTCGTTCATTGCGAGAGCTCTTCTACAAAGAAGATTACGATATGTTGGCGGCAGAGAATGACAACTTTAAATGGCATATTGCCTTGTCGGACCCGCAGCCCGAAGATGATTGGAATGGCTTAACCGGCTTTATTCACAATGTATTGTTTGAGCAGTATTTACGCGATCACGAAGCGCCGGAAGACTGCGAATTCTACATGTGCGGCCCGCCAATGATGAACCAAGCTGTTATCAAAATGCTGAAAGATTTAGGT from Simiduia curdlanivorans carries:
- a CDS encoding Na(+)-translocating NADH-quinone reductase subunit C, translated to MANKESTQRTLIVALLLCVVCSVVVATAAVMLKPMQTANKALDFKRNILAAAGLMEEGKTVDELFSQVTTKLVDLDTGKFTDAVDVDTYDQRKASKDPARSEKLSSEQDIAKIGSRVNIAKVYLVEKNGAIDKVILPIKGYGLWSTLYGFMALEADLNTVAGLGFYEHGETPGLGGEVDNPKWKSLWVGKEVYANGSVAIEVIKGNAAAGDSHKIDGLSGATLTSRGVDYLVKFWMGESGYAGFLANLKNGEA
- a CDS encoding glyceraldehyde-3-phosphate dehydrogenase translates to MIPMVGKLNREQNVGIYIYGRPLVNSSVIDIMKTHRFVRQVEENELSEFETFPILKAICSLDLGRAHIDIGQLTVKYMRDSRGLSVDDFVISELKNAIGSEFKPLPQCQDVVLYGFGRIGRLVARLLVEKAGSGDVLRLRAIVVRKSGLSNDLEKRASLLRRDSIHGQFKGTIRVDEETQSLVCNGNVIKMIYANSPSEVDYTAYGINNALIVDNTGVWRDEAGLSQHLKSKGAAKVMLTAPGKGDIKNIVYGINNSAITPEDTIVSAASCTTNAIVPVLKAVMDKYGVQHGHVETVHSYTNDQNLIDNFHKGERRGRSAPLNMVLTETGAAKAVAKALPSLAGKLTGNAIRVPTPNVSMAILNLVLDKEVTKDELNHYMREVALHSPLQQQIDYTNSTEVVSTDFVGSRHACVFDGVATIADGKNVVLYCWYDNEFGYSCQVVRCLEDMAGVKYDIYPKL
- a CDS encoding NADH:ubiquinone reductase (Na(+)-transporting) subunit B, with the translated sequence MKFLRNWFDSLEPHFHKGGKFESWYALYEAVDTGLFRPADVTKTTSHVRDGIDLKRIMITVWACTFPAMFYGMYNLGWQANTAMADLGIAAVEGWRGGLIELFAGYSADSIWDNMIHGAAYFLPIYMTVFVVGGFWEVLFAMKRGHEVNEGFFVTSILFALICPPDIPLWQAALGISFGVVIAKEVFGGTGKNFLNPALAGRAFLFFAYPASMSGDQVWTAVDGFSGATALSVAYTDGMTALSSQLTWLDAFYGHMQGSIGEVSTLAILIGGVVLVACKIASLRIITGVMAGMMATSFLFNVLGNPESNPMMAMPWYWHLVVGGFAFGMVFMATDPVSASMTETGKLWFGALIGFMVVIIRVVNPAFPEGMMLAILFANLFAPLIDHFVVQANVKRRLARG
- a CDS encoding NADH:ubiquinone reductase (Na(+)-transporting) subunit D translates to MKTKDLLFKPVIENNPIALQILGICSALAVTSSLKVTLVMCVALTLVTAFSNFFVAIVRNYIPNSIRIIVQMTIIASLVIVVDQILKAVAYDISKQLSVFVGLIITNCIVMGRAEAFAMKNPPLPSFVDGLGNGLGYSALLIILGVIRELFGSGSLLGYKILPLVTDGGWYVSNGLLLLPPSAFFLIGLIIWGLRSWKTNQVETEEFKICANTKAQEA
- the nqrF gene encoding NADH:ubiquinone reductase (Na(+)-transporting) subunit F; translated protein: MDITIVAGVVMFTVIVLMLVAVILSARAKLVNSGDVTIVVNEEKTITVPAGGKLLQTLAGSGLFLPSACGGGGSCAQCKCVVLEGGGEMLPTEESHFTKREAKEGWRLSCQTPVKQDMKVHVEEDVFGVKQWECTVESNPNVATFIKELTLRLPEGESVDFRAGGYVQLEAPAHHVKFSDFDIEEKFRGDWEHFGFFKLESKVTEPVIRAYSMANYPDEKGVVKFNIRIATPPPRTQGLPPGQMSSYVFSLKPGDKITVYGPFGEFFAKKTEAEMVFIGGGAGMAPMRSHIFDQLRRLKSKRKMSFWYGARSLRELFYKEDYDMLAAENDNFKWHIALSDPQPEDDWNGLTGFIHNVLFEQYLRDHEAPEDCEFYMCGPPMMNQAVIKMLKDLGVEDDNIMLDDFGG
- a CDS encoding Na(+)-translocating NADH-quinone reductase subunit A; amino-acid sequence: MIKIRRGLDLPISGAPEQTIHDAPKARSVAVLGVDYHGMKPTMAVKEGDKVKLGQLLFSDKKTEGVRYTAPAAGTIAAINRGEKRVLQSVVIDVEGDEAEQFERYAPSEFAGLSADAVQNNLVNAGLWTALRTRPFSKVPALGSRPASIFVTAMDTNPLAADPALIIAEHAEAFAQGLTLLSRLTEGQVHVCKAAGSSVTAAGDRIAVHEFGGVHPAGNAGTHIHFIDPVSVKKTVWTIGYQDVIAIAKLFATGTLFTDRVISLAGPQVAQPRLVRTRLGANLDELTAGQMKDGENRIVSGSVFGGRTSRGAYAYLGRYHQQVSVLAEGRDRPFLHYLRAGFNMFSTTGIYISKLLGGSKKYDFTTTTAGSERAMVPIGTYERIMPLDILPTHLLRAIIVGDTDMAQKLGALELDEDDVALCTYVCPGKYEYGPILRDNLTRIEKEG
- the nqrE gene encoding NADH:ubiquinone reductase (Na(+)-transporting) subunit E yields the protein MEAFISLFIRSIFIENMALAFFLGMCTFLAISKKVEAALGLGIAVVVVLAITVPVNNLLYTYLLKDGALIWLGEDFATVDLSFLGLITYIGVIAAIVQIMEMVLDKYVPALYNALGVFLPLITVNCAIMGASLFMVERDYNFAESAVFGIGSGVGWALAITALAGIREKMKYSDVPEGLRGLGITFITVGLMSLGFMSFGGIDL